The proteins below come from a single Parageobacillus toebii NBRC 107807 genomic window:
- the xseA gene encoding exodeoxyribonuclease VII large subunit, protein MLVAEVKYVTVGALTKYIKRKFEVDPHLRDLWIKGEISNFKYHSRGHMYFTLKDEQARIQAVMFAGYNQYLSFRPEDGMKVLVRGEISVYEPSGNYQIYVKEMQPEGIGNLYLAYEQLKKRLEAEGLFSPEHKKPIPAFPRYIGVVTSPTGAAIRDIMTTIRRRYPIATVILFPTLVQGEQAAESIVRSIEKANELGYIDVLIVGRGGGSIEELWAFNEEIVARAIFASEVPIISAVGHETDFTIADFVADLRAPTPTGAAELAVPHIAELMERISQRKLRLMRAMKEKIATESDRLLRLQKSYAFRYPEKLYEQKEQQLDSLLERLERHIERLFDKKRERLEQLRLKLLRHHPNEQLSRMKEKHESLTKSLEKEMRSHIHHQQLRFTSLVSHLHALSPLKIMERGYSLVYNEKKELVKSIRQLQLGDTIQVRLQDGQIDCHVWGMEEKHLHE, encoded by the coding sequence ATGCTTGTGGCAGAAGTAAAATATGTAACCGTTGGAGCGTTGACAAAATATATTAAGCGCAAATTTGAAGTAGATCCGCATTTACGCGACTTATGGATCAAAGGGGAAATTTCTAATTTTAAATACCACTCGCGCGGACATATGTACTTTACGTTAAAAGATGAACAGGCCCGCATTCAAGCGGTCATGTTCGCTGGATATAATCAATATTTAAGCTTTCGTCCGGAAGATGGCATGAAAGTGCTCGTTCGCGGCGAAATTTCGGTGTACGAGCCGAGCGGAAACTATCAAATTTATGTGAAAGAAATGCAGCCAGAAGGAATCGGAAATTTATATTTGGCGTACGAACAACTAAAAAAGCGGCTGGAGGCAGAAGGACTGTTTTCGCCAGAGCATAAAAAGCCGATTCCTGCGTTTCCACGCTATATCGGTGTGGTCACTTCCCCGACCGGCGCGGCGATTCGCGATATTATGACGACGATTCGCCGCCGCTACCCAATTGCGACAGTGATTTTATTTCCGACGCTCGTTCAGGGGGAACAAGCTGCAGAATCCATCGTTCGCTCTATTGAAAAAGCAAACGAGCTTGGCTACATCGATGTGCTTATTGTCGGACGTGGAGGCGGTTCGATCGAAGAGTTATGGGCGTTTAATGAAGAAATAGTCGCCCGTGCGATTTTTGCTTCCGAAGTGCCGATTATTTCCGCGGTTGGACACGAAACGGATTTTACGATTGCCGATTTTGTTGCCGATTTGCGCGCCCCAACCCCAACCGGTGCTGCGGAACTGGCGGTGCCGCATATTGCGGAATTGATGGAACGGATTTCACAACGAAAATTGCGGTTAATGCGCGCGATGAAAGAAAAAATAGCGACAGAATCCGATCGTCTTTTGCGCTTGCAAAAATCGTATGCGTTTCGTTATCCAGAAAAACTATATGAACAAAAGGAACAGCAATTAGACTCTTTGCTAGAACGTCTCGAACGTCATATAGAACGGCTTTTTGATAAAAAACGCGAACGGCTCGAGCAGCTTCGCTTGAAATTGTTGCGGCATCACCCGAACGAACAGTTATCAAGAATGAAAGAAAAACACGAATCTCTTACTAAATCATTGGAAAAAGAGATGCGCTCCCATATTCATCATCAACAGCTTCGTTTTACGTCTCTCGTTTCACATTTGCATGCGCTTAGTCCGCTCAAAATTATGGAGAGAGGTTATAGCTTAGTTTATAATGAAAAAAAGGAACTTGTAAAAAGCATTCGCCAGCTTCAACTAGGAGATACGATTCAAGTGCGTTTGCAAGATGGGCAAATTGATTGTCATGTATGGGGAATGGAGGAGAAGCATTTACATGAGTGA
- a CDS encoding exodeoxyribonuclease VII small subunit: protein MSEEKELTFEEAMAKLEEIVEKLEEGNVPLEQAISFFQEGMKLSKLCHDKLQHVEKQMEYILREDGQLAPFSIQEEE from the coding sequence ATGAGTGAGGAAAAAGAGCTTACTTTTGAAGAAGCGATGGCAAAATTAGAAGAAATTGTCGAGAAGTTAGAAGAAGGAAATGTACCGCTTGAACAGGCGATTTCCTTTTTCCAAGAAGGAATGAAGCTTTCCAAACTTTGTCATGATAAATTGCAACATGTGGAAAAACAGATGGAATACATTTTACGAGAGGATGGGCAACTCGCTCCTTTCTCGATTCAGGAGGAGGAATAG
- the recN gene encoding DNA repair protein RecN produces the protein MLAELSIKNFAIIESLSISFEKGLTVLTGETGAGKSIIIDAIHLLIGGRGSAEFVRYGEDKAEIEGLFLLDNENHPCYDKCAEVGIDISEGMVVLRREIFATGKSVCRVNGKLVTTAILRDIGSTLVDIHGQHEHQELMNPSRHLPLLDEYGGAEIAEALEEYRAVYEKYEQLRKKLKKLNENEQQMAHRLDLLTFQLDEIQKANLQPNEDEQLMEEKVKIMNFQKIYEALKHSYEALSGEQRGLDWIGLAMSHLDDVASIDPALKEAYETIANSYYLLEDITYKLRDELEQLEYDPARLDFIESRLSEINQLKRKYGSTIEDILQYAEKITEEIDTIQHRETHIHELQKELKSVTEDLLIEAKNVTNVRKKYAKTLINHIHQELKELYMEKTQFDIVFTKREGSLDAPLLDGVPVKFHEDGVDDVEFYISTNVGEPLKPLAKIASGGELSRIMLALKSIFSKHQGVTSIIFDEVDTGVSGRVAQAIAEKIYRISIDSQVLCISHLPQVAAMADTHLFIAKETDGSRTRTSVKELSDEEKVKEIGRMISGVEITELTKKHAKELLELATKIKG, from the coding sequence TTGCTAGCGGAATTATCCATAAAAAATTTTGCGATTATTGAATCATTGTCCATTTCGTTTGAAAAAGGACTGACGGTGTTAACTGGGGAAACGGGAGCGGGAAAGTCGATTATTATTGATGCGATCCATCTGCTGATCGGAGGACGGGGTTCGGCAGAATTTGTCCGCTACGGAGAAGACAAGGCGGAAATAGAAGGACTTTTTTTACTAGATAATGAAAACCATCCATGTTATGACAAATGTGCCGAAGTCGGCATTGACATTAGCGAAGGCATGGTTGTTTTGCGCCGTGAAATTTTCGCAACTGGAAAAAGCGTATGCCGCGTAAACGGAAAATTAGTGACGACGGCTATATTGCGCGATATCGGTTCTACGCTTGTCGATATTCATGGGCAACATGAACATCAAGAATTAATGAATCCATCTCGGCATCTTCCGCTACTTGATGAATACGGCGGGGCGGAAATTGCGGAGGCTCTTGAGGAATATCGCGCCGTTTATGAGAAGTATGAACAATTGCGGAAGAAACTAAAAAAGCTAAATGAAAATGAGCAGCAAATGGCGCATCGCCTTGATTTATTAACATTTCAGCTAGATGAAATTCAAAAAGCGAATTTACAGCCAAACGAAGATGAACAGTTGATGGAAGAAAAAGTAAAAATTATGAACTTCCAAAAGATTTACGAAGCGCTTAAACATAGTTATGAGGCATTATCCGGCGAGCAGCGCGGTCTTGACTGGATTGGTTTGGCAATGAGCCATTTAGATGATGTCGCTTCTATTGACCCGGCATTAAAAGAAGCGTATGAAACGATTGCGAATAGTTATTATTTATTGGAGGATATTACGTATAAATTACGCGATGAACTCGAACAATTGGAATATGATCCAGCCCGCCTTGATTTTATTGAAAGCCGCCTTAGTGAAATCAATCAATTAAAACGAAAATACGGATCGACCATCGAAGATATTTTGCAATATGCAGAAAAAATTACAGAAGAAATCGATACGATTCAACATCGCGAAACCCATATTCACGAACTGCAAAAAGAATTGAAATCGGTGACGGAAGATTTATTAATCGAAGCGAAAAATGTGACGAATGTTCGCAAAAAGTACGCGAAAACATTAATTAACCATATTCATCAAGAATTAAAAGAGCTGTATATGGAAAAAACACAATTTGATATCGTATTTACGAAACGAGAAGGATCGCTTGATGCACCGCTGCTTGATGGTGTACCAGTGAAATTTCATGAAGATGGTGTCGATGATGTGGAATTTTATATTTCCACAAACGTTGGCGAACCGTTAAAACCGTTAGCGAAAATTGCCTCTGGCGGGGAATTGTCGCGCATCATGCTTGCATTAAAAAGCATATTTTCCAAACATCAAGGAGTTACATCGATTATTTTTGATGAAGTCGATACGGGGGTTAGCGGCCGGGTTGCACAGGCGATTGCCGAAAAAATTTACCGCATCTCCATCGATTCGCAAGTGCTTTGCATTTCCCACCTGCCGCAAGTAGCGGCGATGGCTGATACGCATTTGTTTATTGCGAAAGAAACAGATGGAAGCCGCACAAGAACGTCAGTCAAAGAATTATCGGACGAAGAAAAAGTAAAGGAAATCGGCCGGATGATTTCTGGTGTAGAAATTACAGAACTGACGAAAAAACATGCAAAAGAGTTGCTTGAGCTAGCAACAAAAATCAAAGGATGA
- the ahrC gene encoding transcriptional regulator AhrC/ArgR, which translates to MNKGQRHIKIREIIMSHDIETQDELVDMLKKAGFNVTQATVSRDIKEMQLVKVPMANGRYKYSLPSDQRFNPVQKLKRALMDVFIKLDGAGNLLVLKTLPGNAHAIGVLLDNLDWNEIVGTICGDDTCLIICRTAEDAEKVSKQLLEML; encoded by the coding sequence TTGAATAAAGGACAAAGGCATATTAAAATTCGCGAAATTATTATGAGCCACGACATAGAAACACAAGATGAGCTCGTTGATATGCTTAAGAAAGCAGGGTTTAATGTCACGCAGGCGACGGTGTCAAGAGACATTAAAGAAATGCAGCTTGTCAAGGTGCCGATGGCAAATGGCCGTTATAAATATAGCCTTCCTTCCGATCAGCGTTTTAATCCTGTTCAAAAATTAAAACGCGCTTTAATGGATGTGTTTATCAAGCTTGATGGTGCTGGCAATTTGCTCGTTTTAAAAACATTGCCAGGCAATGCGCATGCCATTGGTGTTTTGCTTGATAATTTAGACTGGAACGAAATCGTTGGAACGATTTGTGGAGATGACACTTGTCTTATTATTTGTCGAACAGCGGAAGATGCCGAGAAGGTTTCCAAACAATTATTAGAAATGCTTTAA
- the folD gene encoding bifunctional methylenetetrahydrofolate dehydrogenase/methenyltetrahydrofolate cyclohydrolase FolD, whose protein sequence is MTAQIISGAELAKEKRMQLAKEVEQLKREGIEPGLAVILVGDDPASHSYVKGKQKACAEVGIRSTLLTFPATITEEFLLEKIKELNEDPSVHGILVQLPLPKHINELKVIETISPEKDVDGFHPINVGRMMVGQKAFLPCTPHGILVMVKSIGVDIAGKHVVVVGRSNIVGKPVGQLFLREHATVTYCHSKTKDLASITRQADILIVAVGKARLIGAEHVKQGAIVIDVGVNRLENGKLCGDVNFDEVKEVASYITPVPKGVGPMTITMLLHNTIEAAKERAHREVH, encoded by the coding sequence ATGACAGCACAAATCATTAGCGGTGCAGAATTGGCAAAAGAAAAACGGATGCAATTAGCCAAAGAGGTAGAACAGCTTAAACGTGAAGGAATCGAACCAGGATTGGCAGTGATTCTTGTCGGCGATGATCCTGCTTCTCATTCATATGTAAAGGGGAAACAAAAAGCGTGTGCGGAAGTCGGAATTCGTTCTACATTGTTAACATTTCCAGCTACCATTACAGAAGAATTTTTATTGGAGAAAATAAAAGAATTGAACGAAGATCCTTCTGTACACGGCATTTTAGTGCAGCTTCCGCTTCCAAAGCATATTAACGAATTAAAAGTAATTGAAACGATTTCACCTGAAAAAGATGTAGATGGGTTTCATCCTATCAATGTAGGAAGAATGATGGTTGGGCAAAAAGCGTTTCTCCCCTGCACGCCACATGGCATTTTAGTGATGGTAAAGTCCATCGGAGTGGATATCGCTGGAAAACACGTTGTGGTCGTTGGCCGCAGCAATATCGTCGGCAAACCGGTCGGACAATTATTTTTGCGCGAACATGCGACTGTCACGTACTGCCATTCAAAAACAAAAGATTTAGCGTCTATTACGCGCCAAGCAGATATTTTAATTGTTGCTGTAGGCAAAGCGCGTCTTATTGGTGCGGAACATGTGAAACAAGGGGCCATCGTCATTGATGTTGGCGTCAACCGGTTAGAAAACGGAAAACTTTGCGGCGATGTCAACTTTGATGAAGTAAAGGAAGTGGCAAGCTATATCACGCCGGTTCCAAAAGGGGTCGGACCGATGACGATTACAATGTTGCTTCATAACACGATCGAAGCGGCAAAAGAACGTGCGCATCGGGAAGTTCACTAA
- the dxs gene encoding 1-deoxy-D-xylulose-5-phosphate synthase, giving the protein MDVTKIKNPRFLKNMSTKQLIELSADIRKFLIEKLSKTGGHIGPNLGVVELTIALHKVFDSPKDKLIWDVGHQSYVHKILTGRASEFDTLRQYKGLSGFPKRSESEHDVWETGHSSTSLSAAMGMAIARDLKGTDEYIVPIIGDGALTGGMALEALNHIGHEKKDIIVVLNDNEMSIAPNVGALHNVLGRLRTAGKYQWVKDELEFLLKRIPAVGGKLAATAERIKDSLKYLLVSGVFFEELGFTYLGPVDGHNFDDLFENLHYAKKIKGPVLLHVITKKGKGYSPAENDKVGTWHGTGPYKIETGDFLKPVDTAPSWSELVSETVRKLARTDKRIVAITPAMPVGSKLEGFASEFPDRMFDVGIAEQHATTLAAGLATQGMKPFLAIYSTFLQRAYDQVVHDVCRQNLNVFFAIDRAGLVGADGETHQGVFDIAFLRHVPNLVIMMPKDENEGQHMVYTAIQYDDGPIALRFPRGNGLGVKLDEELKKIPIGTWEVLREGRDLAILTFGTTISMALEAAEKLAKDNISVKVVNARFIKPMDEKMLHDLLESNIPILTIEEAVLQGGFGSAVLEFAHDHGYHQAVINRMGIPDRFIEHGSVKELLNEIGLTTAHIIDRVKTIIPRKQKRA; this is encoded by the coding sequence TTGGATGTTACCAAAATTAAAAATCCGCGCTTTTTAAAAAATATGTCAACAAAGCAGTTAATCGAATTAAGTGCTGATATTCGCAAATTTTTAATTGAAAAGCTGTCGAAAACAGGCGGGCATATCGGCCCAAATTTGGGCGTTGTCGAACTGACCATTGCGCTTCATAAAGTGTTTGATAGTCCGAAAGATAAGTTGATTTGGGATGTCGGCCACCAATCATACGTCCATAAAATTTTGACGGGGCGTGCATCCGAATTTGATACATTACGTCAATATAAAGGTTTATCGGGATTCCCAAAGAGAAGCGAAAGCGAACATGACGTGTGGGAAACCGGTCATAGTTCTACATCCTTATCTGCGGCGATGGGGATGGCAATTGCCCGCGATTTAAAAGGAACGGATGAATACATCGTTCCGATTATTGGCGACGGAGCATTAACAGGCGGTATGGCGCTCGAAGCATTAAATCATATCGGACATGAGAAAAAAGATATCATCGTCGTTTTAAACGATAACGAAATGTCCATTGCTCCAAACGTTGGCGCGCTCCATAATGTGTTAGGACGGTTGCGGACAGCGGGCAAATATCAATGGGTGAAAGACGAGCTGGAATTTTTATTAAAAAGAATTCCAGCTGTTGGCGGAAAGTTAGCGGCAACGGCAGAGCGCATTAAAGATAGCTTAAAATATTTGCTTGTTTCAGGCGTTTTTTTTGAAGAATTAGGGTTTACGTATCTCGGTCCTGTTGACGGACATAATTTTGACGATTTGTTTGAGAATTTGCATTATGCCAAAAAAATAAAAGGTCCTGTACTTCTTCACGTTATTACGAAAAAAGGAAAGGGATATAGTCCGGCGGAAAATGATAAAGTCGGAACATGGCATGGTACCGGACCATACAAAATTGAAACAGGTGATTTTCTAAAACCGGTGGATACTGCTCCATCATGGAGCGAACTTGTTAGCGAGACGGTGCGAAAATTAGCTCGCACAGATAAACGGATTGTCGCAATCACACCGGCAATGCCAGTCGGATCAAAATTAGAAGGATTTGCAAGCGAATTTCCTGACCGAATGTTCGATGTCGGAATTGCAGAACAACATGCAACAACGCTTGCTGCGGGGCTTGCGACGCAAGGAATGAAGCCATTTTTAGCAATTTACTCGACGTTTTTGCAGCGGGCGTATGATCAAGTTGTTCATGATGTTTGCCGGCAAAATTTAAACGTTTTTTTCGCCATTGATCGAGCAGGGCTAGTCGGCGCGGACGGTGAAACACACCAAGGTGTGTTTGATATCGCCTTTTTGCGCCACGTTCCGAACCTTGTCATTATGATGCCAAAGGACGAAAACGAAGGGCAGCATATGGTGTATACGGCGATTCAATATGATGACGGACCAATCGCGCTTCGCTTTCCGCGCGGCAACGGACTTGGCGTCAAGCTCGATGAAGAATTGAAGAAAATTCCGATAGGAACGTGGGAAGTATTGCGCGAAGGCCGAGATTTAGCGATTTTAACGTTTGGCACTACGATTTCCATGGCATTAGAGGCCGCAGAGAAGCTTGCTAAAGATAATATTTCTGTAAAAGTAGTGAACGCTCGTTTTATTAAACCGATGGATGAGAAAATGTTGCATGATTTGTTAGAAAGCAATATCCCAATTTTAACGATTGAAGAAGCGGTGTTGCAAGGCGGCTTTGGCAGCGCTGTTTTGGAGTTTGCCCACGACCATGGCTATCATCAAGCGGTGATTAACCGAATGGGCATTCCTGACCGCTTCATTGAACACGGCAGTGTCAAAGAGTTGTTAAATGAAATTGGTTTAACGACAGCACATATTATTGATCGTGTAAAAACCATTATACCAAGAAAACAAAAAAGGGCATGA
- a CDS encoding polyprenyl synthetase family protein, whose translation MNRAEVEQFLQQQKQRLEESLPHYIARLNAPGTIKRAMSYSLEAGGKRIRPLLLFATLHSFGKEPDIGLPVACAIEMIHTYSLIHDDLPSMDNDDLRRGKPTNHKVFGEAMAILAGDGLLTYAFQVIAEMSDARIVPATKIRLIEELAKAAGPEGMVAGQVADIEGEGKQLSLEQLEYIHRHKTGKMLQYSVLAGALLADAKDEQLHHLHTFASHLGLAFQIRDDILDIEGSEEKIGKRVGSDIENKKVTYPSLLTIAGAKEKLSFHIAEAKRYLQKAEINDSVLSYICDLVATRDH comes from the coding sequence TTGAACCGGGCGGAGGTAGAGCAATTTTTACAACAACAAAAACAGCGTTTAGAAGAATCGTTGCCGCACTATATTGCAAGGCTGAATGCTCCTGGAACGATTAAACGGGCGATGTCTTATTCGCTGGAGGCAGGCGGGAAGCGCATCCGTCCGCTTCTGTTGTTTGCGACGCTGCATTCGTTTGGAAAAGAACCGGATATCGGGCTTCCAGTTGCGTGTGCTATTGAGATGATTCATACATACTCATTGATCCATGATGATTTGCCAAGTATGGATAACGATGATTTGCGACGAGGGAAACCGACGAATCATAAAGTGTTTGGAGAAGCGATGGCTATTTTAGCGGGAGACGGATTGCTCACTTACGCGTTTCAAGTGATTGCGGAAATGAGTGATGCGCGCATCGTTCCGGCGACAAAGATTCGTTTAATCGAAGAACTGGCAAAAGCGGCTGGACCGGAAGGAATGGTGGCAGGGCAAGTTGCCGATATCGAAGGAGAAGGAAAACAGCTGTCGCTTGAACAGCTGGAATATATCCATCGTCATAAAACAGGGAAAATGCTGCAATACAGCGTATTGGCAGGAGCGTTGCTCGCAGATGCGAAAGACGAGCAGCTGCACCATCTCCATACGTTTGCATCCCATCTCGGTCTCGCTTTTCAAATTCGCGATGACATTCTTGATATCGAAGGCTCAGAAGAAAAGATTGGCAAACGGGTTGGCAGCGATATAGAAAATAAAAAAGTGACATATCCATCGCTTTTAACGATTGCTGGGGCGAAAGAAAAGCTATCTTTTCATATCGCAGAAGCAAAACGTTATTTGCAAAAAGCAGAAATAAATGACAGTGTACTAAGTTATATTTGCGATTTAGTCGCTACGCGCGACCACTAA
- a CDS encoding TlyA family RNA methyltransferase, whose product MKGKKERLDVLLVQRGLIETREKAKRAIMAGLVYSNEIRLDKPGEKVPADIPLTIKGDVLPYVSRGGLKLEKALRTFDVSVQDKIILDIGASTGGFTDCALQHGAKLSYAVDVGYNQLAWKLRQDDRVVVMERTNFRYVTPDYFTKGLPQFATIDVSFISLKLILPVLKTVLVPESDVIALVKPQFEAGKEKVGKKGIVRDPNVHEEVLTSIIDFALCEGFDVMNLSYSPITGGDGNIEFLLHLRFQGGKEMGENFLSQSVSAVVKEAHLQLKSNST is encoded by the coding sequence ATGAAAGGGAAAAAAGAACGTCTGGATGTATTGCTTGTTCAACGAGGTTTAATAGAGACGCGTGAAAAAGCAAAACGCGCGATTATGGCTGGGCTTGTGTATTCGAATGAAATTCGATTAGACAAGCCTGGAGAAAAGGTGCCTGCAGATATCCCGCTAACGATAAAAGGAGACGTGCTTCCGTATGTAAGCCGCGGAGGATTGAAGCTGGAAAAAGCGTTGCGCACGTTTGATGTCAGTGTCCAAGATAAAATTATTTTAGATATCGGGGCATCTACGGGAGGATTTACAGATTGCGCGTTGCAGCATGGGGCAAAATTATCATACGCGGTTGACGTCGGCTATAACCAACTCGCATGGAAATTACGCCAAGATGATCGTGTTGTTGTGATGGAACGGACGAATTTCCGCTACGTCACGCCTGATTATTTTACGAAAGGGCTTCCACAATTTGCGACGATCGATGTCTCATTTATTTCATTGAAACTAATATTGCCTGTATTAAAGACCGTGCTTGTCCCTGAAAGCGATGTGATCGCTTTAGTCAAACCGCAATTCGAAGCCGGCAAAGAAAAAGTCGGCAAAAAAGGCATCGTTCGCGACCCGAACGTGCATGAAGAAGTGTTAACGTCCATTATCGACTTTGCGCTTTGCGAAGGATTTGATGTCATGAACTTATCGTATTCCCCGATTACCGGCGGGGACGGGAATATCGAATTTTTGCTTCATCTTCGCTTCCAAGGCGGCAAAGAAATGGGTGAAAACTTCTTATCGCAATCGGTAAGCGCGGTAGTGAAAGAAGCTCATTTGCAGCTGAAAAGCAATTCTACTTAA
- the accC gene encoding acetyl-CoA carboxylase biotin carboxylase subunit, giving the protein MIKKVLIANRGEIAVRIIRACKELGIETVAVFSEADRDALHVQLADEAYCIGPTASKDSYLNFTNIMSVATLTGCDAIHPGYGFLAENAAFAELCRECNITFIGPSPEAITKMGIKDVARETMREAGVPIVPGSKGIIESVDEAIALANEIGYPVIIKATAGGGGKGIRVARNEQELVKGINITQQEAATAFGNPGVYIEKYIEDFRHVEIQVLADSYGNIIHLGERDCSIQRRLQKLVEEAPSPALDEETRQKMGQAAVQAARAVNYTGAGTVEFIYDHNEKKFYFMEMNTRIQVEHPVTELITGVDLIKEQIRIASGEKLSLTQDEVTFNGWAIECRINAENPEKNFMPSPGKINMYLPPGGLGVRVDSAAYPGYTIPPYYDSMIAKLIVHAPTREEAIARMKRALSEFIIDGIHTTIPFHIKLFEHEKFVKGEFNTKFLELYDIMKS; this is encoded by the coding sequence ATGATTAAAAAAGTATTAATTGCCAATCGCGGAGAAATCGCCGTTCGAATTATTCGTGCTTGCAAAGAGCTTGGAATTGAAACGGTTGCCGTTTTTTCAGAAGCAGATCGCGATGCGCTTCACGTACAGCTTGCGGATGAAGCGTATTGCATTGGTCCGACAGCATCAAAAGATAGTTATTTAAACTTTACCAATATCATGAGTGTGGCTACGTTGACGGGCTGCGATGCGATTCACCCAGGGTACGGGTTTTTAGCCGAAAATGCCGCGTTTGCTGAGCTATGCCGTGAATGCAATATCACGTTTATCGGTCCAAGCCCGGAAGCGATTACAAAAATGGGAATTAAAGATGTTGCTCGTGAAACGATGCGGGAGGCTGGCGTACCAATCGTTCCAGGTTCGAAAGGAATTATTGAAAGTGTGGATGAAGCGATTGCTTTAGCGAACGAAATCGGCTATCCGGTCATCATTAAAGCGACAGCAGGCGGAGGCGGAAAAGGAATTCGCGTGGCAAGAAACGAGCAAGAGCTTGTTAAAGGAATTAACATTACACAGCAAGAGGCAGCCACAGCGTTTGGAAATCCAGGTGTATACATAGAGAAATACATTGAAGACTTCCGTCATGTTGAAATTCAAGTGCTTGCTGATTCATATGGAAATATCATCCATCTTGGTGAACGTGACTGCTCGATTCAACGCCGTCTACAAAAGCTTGTTGAGGAAGCACCGTCGCCGGCGCTTGACGAGGAAACGCGTCAAAAAATGGGACAAGCAGCAGTGCAAGCGGCGCGCGCCGTCAATTATACCGGCGCTGGTACGGTAGAATTTATTTATGACCATAACGAGAAAAAATTTTACTTCATGGAAATGAATACGCGCATTCAAGTGGAGCATCCGGTCACAGAGTTAATTACCGGAGTAGATTTGATTAAAGAACAAATTCGCATTGCTTCAGGAGAAAAGCTGTCGCTTACCCAAGATGAAGTGACGTTTAACGGATGGGCCATTGAATGTCGGATCAATGCGGAAAATCCAGAGAAAAACTTTATGCCATCACCTGGAAAAATCAATATGTACTTGCCTCCAGGCGGTTTAGGTGTACGGGTTGACTCCGCGGCATATCCAGGCTATACGATTCCGCCTTATTACGATTCGATGATTGCCAAATTGATCGTACACGCCCCTACCCGTGAGGAAGCAATCGCCCGCATGAAGCGAGCATTAAGCGAGTTTATCATTGATGGTATTCATACAACGATTCCGTTTCACATAAAATTATTCGAGCACGAAAAATTCGTAAAAGGCGAGTTTAATACGAAATTTCTGGAGTTATATGATATTATGAAATCATAA
- the nusB gene encoding transcription antitermination factor NusB, producing MKRHEAREKALQALFQVDVGHIPPEEALQNVTGGKEVDPFLRQLVIGVTEHQEEIDALLRANLEKWTLERVANVDRAILRMATYEMKYVDDVPVKVSLDEAVELAKKFGDTKSGRFVNGVLSKVKDALHIQE from the coding sequence ATGAAGCGGCATGAAGCGAGAGAAAAGGCGTTGCAGGCGCTATTTCAAGTTGATGTAGGGCATATACCTCCAGAGGAAGCGCTGCAAAACGTAACAGGTGGCAAAGAGGTCGACCCATTTTTACGTCAGCTTGTCATTGGTGTTACAGAGCATCAAGAAGAAATTGATGCATTGTTGCGCGCTAATCTTGAAAAATGGACGTTAGAGCGTGTTGCCAACGTTGACCGGGCGATTTTGCGGATGGCGACATATGAAATGAAATATGTCGATGATGTTCCGGTTAAAGTGAGTTTAGATGAGGCGGTCGAATTAGCGAAAAAATTTGGCGACACGAAATCAGGCCGTTTTGTAAACGGTGTGCTTTCAAAAGTGAAAGATGCGTTACATATTCAAGAATAG
- a CDS encoding Asp23/Gls24 family envelope stress response protein, with translation MSEHIFEMEQEEGGLGKVEIAPEVIEVIAGIAASEVEGIAQMRGNFAAGVVERFGKKNHGKGVKVDLREEGVAIDIYCLIQFGVSIPNVAKKVQENVRQALFNMTGLEASEVNVHIVGIQFDGGKEQEAEQ, from the coding sequence ATGTCAGAACATATTTTTGAGATGGAGCAAGAAGAAGGCGGATTAGGAAAAGTGGAAATTGCGCCTGAAGTCATTGAAGTCATCGCCGGCATCGCTGCAAGTGAAGTAGAAGGAATTGCGCAAATGCGGGGGAACTTTGCTGCCGGTGTTGTCGAACGCTTTGGAAAGAAAAATCATGGAAAAGGCGTAAAAGTGGATTTAAGAGAAGAAGGTGTTGCGATCGACATTTATTGTCTCATTCAATTTGGCGTTTCGATTCCAAATGTAGCGAAAAAAGTTCAAGAAAACGTTCGCCAGGCTCTCTTTAACATGACAGGGCTTGAAGCAAGCGAAGTGAATGTTCATATTGTTGGAATTCAGTTTGATGGAGGAAAAGAACAAGAAGCAGAACAATAA